The following DNA comes from Populus trichocarpa isolate Nisqually-1 chromosome 19, P.trichocarpa_v4.1, whole genome shotgun sequence.
tttacatttaaaaaaaattgatattggaCCTGCTGTGGAGTGTAGGTCAATATATTagttaaattataaatcttGAGATCACAAAGTTGAGGTATGAAAAGTCTAATCTTCACatgaataaatttgttttagcccaaaatattttctaattattttaaaacccaaaatctaacataataaaaaacaactatatagGTCTTAATTTACTTCTTCTAGCATgtttaaagtaaaacaaaatctCTATCGAACCAATCTCTCCAAGATGAATCCATTAATATTAAGATCAATATTTTATGTGATCGAAAAGTGGTTGGTTGAaccttttctctcctcttttttcttttttcaatgccTTTTTTTCTCACATTTCTCAAAATTCaggaaccaaaataaaaataaaataaaattgaatattaaaacataaaagtaCTAAGATAACAGAGaccgttttgttttttaaataaaaatttcaagaaccaaaCTAAAGGTTTTGCGCcccatgaaaaataagaaataaaaggggCTTTGTTTAATATCTTGTGATTTTAAAAGCATAAAAGTATGAGATGCTAACTTAATATATGAATTTATCTTTTGTGAACATTCGAGCCTTCAACATGATTATTTGATGAGTGTTATTTATTCGAAGGTTTTGTATTTCCAGAATTTGTTTAATATCTTGTAAAGACTATATTTGTATTACATATGTGCATGAAAATGATAAAGGCATGTTGGAATTTAACCATTTGAACCTATAAAACCAACCTACACTATGTTATCCATTAATGGGGCGCTtattcatcttttctttattttacccATGTTTTATGAGCCTTAACTTTtcatatgttttcttttccccAATTAAAAACTAGTAGAACATATGTGTGATGTTTATATGGGTTCATGGTaggattttttaagaaaaaatggttACATGATGGAGTTTGGTGATGAATTTGAGTATGATCAATTTTGACctaatcaattcaaacaaaaaagaaaaataaaaaaggaaaaaaagtacaAACATGATGatgtataataaataaaagaaaatattctcTTTGTGAGTTTAATGAGAATATAGTGTgggaatttttaaataaaaagaagtcatgtatttttacttttatgatgatgaaattgtgtGATTTGATGATTATATTCTGTTGAGtttgttatttatatgtttcactagattttttggttattaGCCTTTTCTTTGCATTTCACTAGAATCTATCCATATTGAAATTATGACATGACAACTCATTATGATGTGGCAAGGATCTTACatgatgaaaaaaatctttAGAAGGTCAAAGCACAAGTTATTAAAGTTAGATTAATATAAGGAAACCTTAAAGTAATATCATTAGAAATTAGTTATTAACTAGAAAACTTCTCCACCTCTTCACACATATATAACCAATCATAACCTCAAAAATATAAGGTGTATAACGTTCAGAACATAGGATAAGAGAAGGAAgggttctattatttttttcaaaattattagtttagttttcttttgttttttgaatttaagacaagtttagtttttaattttaagatgtTACTTTTCTTGGATTGTAAATTATCATGAGGATTTATGTTTCATTATTCTAAATCTAATTGTGATATatgaatatcttatttttttctatgattaaaCTTAATGATTGATGTGCAACATATATTTTGTGGTTTTAAATATATTGCTAGCTTATTAGTTTAAGTTGGATGCATGTCTAACTAACTTAAGTTGGAGGagtatttaattttcaaactcgtgtttgattatttgatatttgaaaaatacaagtCTTGATTAAAGTAACTCACCATATATGTTTAATATATCACGAATCAATTACACCTATCTTGATTTTAATGTTGTCACGTAATTAAATCTTGCATGTTTAATGAAGTTTATTATATGATTAGGGGTTAATTGATGCATGAATGCGAGGTTAACTAAAAAGTAAAGATAGTTAGAAAAACttgttgtttttcatggtttatttttattatcacaaaTCAGATTAGAATATATACCTAAATCAATTATTGGTATTTAATTATCCTTGAGgaatatttcttataaaaaaagctttttttctattttttttacattatattgATTTGCctcttgttttttagatttgatttcttttgttttcttagttttctAAGTTATTTTAGTTAGTTTAGACCAtaaacaaaaccctaattttaattactttcaaaattaatatgtgtttggatttaaaatttgcatctttacttggtttactttaatttaaacttaaataGCTAGTTTTGATTGAGTAATTAAGCTCTAATACTTGTATCTCTgtggaataatatatatactataaatcattaattttaaaggtTTAAATTTGGATGACTTCAACACTTGTCATACACTGAAGCTTCAATAATGACACCACTAATATCATTGAAAATATCTCAACAAAACAAATCTAACAATATCAAGAAAGGTCACCAACGATAACTATAGTTGGCAACACACAACTCACTTGATTTTGGGTAGTGCAAGTTGCTAACTTTAGTCACTGTTGCTgtgtttacacacacacacacgcatacACATTAGACATGGACCTGCGCTCTGCAACTGggctagattatttttttcataaaaaatgatgtttagaTGCctcaaacacatttttaaaaaaaggaaaaaaaatccgtAACACAGGTTATAAACTTGGTTaagtcaaataaatttattttattttatttagatgataaaaaaagacaatgatagaaaatggatcaaaatttaaaaaaaaagtcatgataACTTGGGGGAAGAAATCCTTTttcaaagggaaaaaacaaTATAGCTCAATTCTTAgccaattaaatatgaaatgatgaaattaagtaaaaaagtgaaaaaaaaagcccgagtcaacccaagttagTAAAATAAACCTGTAACCTGGACAATAAGAGATGAGTCAACTCGGTTTAACCCGCTAAACTCGCGACATAGTtcatgagattagaataactcgataaaaaagaaaatgaataaaaccAATAAGCCcgctttttttaataaaaaaaaatcaatgtcgaatgattaaatcaaaaagaaatgaagtataaaaaaaaaaaaaaaaagcctcatTGGCTACTAATAATCTCGTCGCCGCTGCCACGAGCTGCCCTGTTAGGAAAAAGATTTCGCGACTATTCCAATAATATAGAgaaagggaattttttttttgtgccgAGAGGTGTTGCATACGCTGTTAGAAGTTTGTGAGCGCCTCTCACATGCTGTCACATGCatttctatttaaataatattttatatgtctTAAGAGACCAATTTGCCCTCGTTcaacttgataataataataaaaaaacccataatgaaaagatgaaaaaaaacctttatattcaagttttagaaaatatacttttaaaagtaaCCGAGTCATTTTACggtgattaaaaataataactaaaaagccAATAGAAGCCAGTTTAAAAGATTTACTTTTAAATACAATTAAGTCATTCCGCTGtgattaaaaaagtaaaaggatAATTCTAACCCCAATCAATATGTAATGACCATTGATCCTtgtaaaaagaacaaaatacccccaacaacaacaccatttattttttatgggaaggccaaaatgataattatatatatatatatggcccAGGGTTGTTCTGTCTCTtcgcttttattttctttgtccGTAGCTGATTCCTTTTCGGTGGTTTGTTCCCACAAATAATTTCACATTGAAGGGGCCGCTCTGCACCTTCATGACAGAAAGGTATGGTCCTTCAACTGAATTCTAGTATTTAAAAATTCACAAATCAATTGTATAATGAAATCATTACAAAAACGTGAgggattcataaataaattgggaccatcaaaattatttgtggtctttctttgtattttacaaAGGCAGAAGGTGATGAATAGTAGTTCTATGTAACGGCACCGTTTTCTACTTTGAAatggttgtttttaatttgctcCCCTAAAATTCTGATATTTAACAATTGCGCCACTATTCAAGGAAAATCTCttcgttttttttaaatttttttgacctGGATTAATTGCAATTGAACCCTTGGATTTCAGCGTCATTTGCAATTTTGATCCAAATCAGCTCCAAAATTtagtatttcttcaattaagcccttgattgcattaattaagtccccaaacttatcaatttttcaatttttgaccAAAGTAActcctaaatttataatttcatccttgttAGTcctcaaaatttcaatttgtgttgtcttgacccaattcttaaattattttttcattcattcatcattttttttatttgtatattatattttttttaattcaaaaattaggttatgacaattcCTATAATGTTGTTTAggattaaaatagtaattttactgTCTAAAATATACAGTGAAATTGAGCtcttttaactttatatataatataataatacaaataattattaacttctatcatattttctttctgtcgacttatatttttttataagacccCGTTTATTTTCTAGAAAGTAGCATTGTTCAAGCAAATATCAAAgacttatcttgtttatctatgtgaAATCGGTTCATTAGTTTATTTTCGATCCATATTTGCAACACACCTAgccccccacacacacacatcaatGAAGTGTTTGTCTAGTGTTGGTCTAACAGTTAAAGCACTGCTATATCGCAAATGTGAAAACACAAGTTCGATCTTCAGAAAGCGCATCTACAAACTCTGAACGAgactaatcttatttttttaaagggtgTGAGGATGCTCAGAtaacatcaaatatatatatatatgtaaaagaatttatcttataatttaaacaatataaCATGATACACGATGTATATGTTTTCCAGTATAACATGATCTAAACAAAATctattttctcttataattcaaataGTACAATATGATCcatgatatatatatcaatGGCCCAGGGTTGTTCTGTCTCTtcgcttttattttctttgtccGAAGCTGATTCCTTTTCGGTGGTTTGTTCCCACAAATAATTTCACATTGAAGGGGCCGCTCTGCACCTTCATGACAGAAAGGTATGGTCCTTCAACTGAATTCTAGTATTTAAAAATTCACAAATCAATTGTATAATGAAATCATTACAAAAACGTGAgggattcataaataaattgggaccatcaaaattatttgtggtctttctttgtattttacaaAGGCAGAAGGTGATGAATAGTAGTTCTATGTAACGGCACCGTTTTCTACTTTGAAatggttgtttttaatttgctcCCCTAAAATTCTGATATTTAACAATTGCGCCACTATTCAAGGAAAATCTCttcgttttttttaaatttttttgacctGGATTAATTGCAATTGAACCCTTGGATTTCAGCGTCATTTGCAATTTTGATCCAAATCAGCTCCAAAATTtagtatttcttcaattaagcccttgattgcattaattaagtccccaaacttatcaatttttcaatttttgaccAAAGTAActcctaaatttataatttcatccttgttAGTcctcaaaatttcaatttgtgttgtcttgacccaattcttaaattattttttcattcattcatcatttttttttatttgtatattatattttttttaattcaaaaattaggttatgacaattcCTATAATGTTGTTTAggattaaaatagtaattttactgTCTAAAATATACAGTGAAATTGAGCtcttttaactttatatataatataataatacaaataattattaacttctatcatattttctttctgtcgacttatatttttttataagacccCGTTTATTTTCTAGAAAGTAGCATTGTTCAAGCAAATATCAAAgacttatcttgtttatctatgtgaAATCGGTTCATTAGTTTATTTTCGATCCATATTTGCAACACACCTAgccccccacacacacacatcaatGAAGTGTTTGTCTAGTGTTGGTCTAACAGTTAAAGCACTGCTATATCGCAAATGTGAAAACACAAGTTCGATCTTCAGAAAGCGCATCTACAAACCCTGAACGAgactaatcttatttttttaaagggtgTGAGGATGCTCAGAtaacatcaaatatatatatatgtaaaagaatttatcttataatttaaacaatataaCATGATACACGATGTATATGTTTTCCAGTATAACATGATCTAAACAAAATctattttctcttataattcaaataGTACAATATGATCcatgatatatatatcaatGGCCCAGGGTTGTTCTGTCTCTtcgcttttattttctttgtccGAAGCTGATTCCTTTTCGGTGGTTTGTTCCCACAAATAATTTCACATTGAAGGGGCCGCTCTGCACCTTCATGACAGAAAGGTATGGTCCTTCAACTGAATTCTAGTATTTAAAAATTCACAAATCAATTGTATAATGAAATCATTACAAAAACGTGAgggattcataaataaattgggaccatcaaaattatttgtggtctttctttgtattttacaaAGGCAGAAGGTGATGAATAGTAGTTCTATGTAACGGCACCGTTTTCTACTTTGAAatggttgtttttaatttgctcCCTGAAATTCTGATATTTAACAATTGCGCCACTATTCAAGGAAAATCTCttcgtttttttaaaaaaattttgaccTGGATTAATTGCAATTGAACCCTTGGATTTCAGCGTCATTTGCAATTTTGATCCAAATCAGCTccaaaatttagtattttttcaattaagcccttgattgcattaattaagtccccaaacttaTCAATGTTTCAATTTTTGAACAAACTAActcctaaatttataatttcatccttgttAGTcctcaaaatttcaatttgtgttgtcttgacccaattcttaaattattttttcattcattcatcattttttttattcgtatattatattttttttaatttaaaaattaggttatgacaattcCTATAATGATATCCTTATGAATTTAACAATGATATTTAAACTCTTATGAAATTACCGAACTACTCTCTTAGTAGCTATGTTGTATAggattaaaatagtaattttatcgTCTAAAATATACAGTGAAATTGAGCtcttttaactttatatataatataacaatacaaataattattaacttctatcatattttctttctgtcgacttatatttttttataagaccccgtttgttttctagaaagtagttttcttggaaaatagattcctaaaaaatgaattattttctgacgTTTGGTAgtatcatggaaaataaattgaaaaatatttttccagtgtttgactatgtcatggaaaatgaattgaaaaataaattgttaatatttgttttcaaatttattaaaataatgagaaacaaatcttacaaattaaaagttgaatgagaataaaattaaaaaaaaaatctaatttcataaattatctcaaataaaataaataacaatcaaaagaataaggaccaaatcttatagataaaaaatatcaattgagaaaattataagagaaaaacaaataacaatcataaaaatgagaaacaaagttgatataaaaatcaaattaaatcaaattttaagggatgaaattgtaaaaaaaattaaaacaaaatatatagtaattaaaagtttgaggattaaatttaatataatcagcaaataacgtgacatttctaatttttcattaacttctgcaaagtgttttccgtccaaaataaaaataaaatattttcctgaaaaccaaactaaatttttctttaactacaaagtatttttcattaaccaacttttttaataacaaataaatataaaaaatttaaaaaattattttcagaaaATCATTTTCCATTAAACAAATGGCCTAAGTTTATCTACCAGCCAATTTACATGGAGGAGAAGATGCCgccaaaaatttgaaaaatcatttttagaaAGTAATTTCCATTAAACAAATGACCTCAGTTTATCTACCACTACCAGCCAATTTTTTACACGGAGGAGAAGATGCCGCCCCCCACACTCTCTATAAAGCTGGTAGCCTTTTACTCTGCTAGTATACTGTATTGTTCAAAAATGAATAATAAGTTGAAGCTGATGGGCTTGATTCCTTTTTTCCTCTTAATGGTTTTCGTGCTGCCAACTTCGGCAGCATACAAGTTCACCAACCCAAGAATCGTATTGCCTGTTCGGTCAAAAGGTTTGGATGCGGATTCAAGGAGCTACGCGGTTGTTTTCGACGCAGGGAGTACAGGTAGCAGAGtgcatgttttttgttttgatcaaaaCTTTGATCTCCTTCCTGTCGGAAACGACacagattttgagttttttgctCAGGTACAGATCTCCCTTTTTAAATACCCAAGAGCAAATGACGATGGATTCTGTTaaagagttaatataaaatgttttaaaaactcACTTAACTGTTAAGTTTTTGAGATGAGGCGATTCGTTTCagctataaaaaacaaaaatttctcaTATTATATTGTTgatattctatatttttttgtggtcGCAGGTCAGGCCAGGTTTGAGTGCATATGCAAAAGACCCTCAGGCTGCGGCTAACTCACTTGTCCCATTGCTCAACGAAGCGGAAAGTGTTGTGCCTGAAGAGTTCAGTCCCAAAACTCCAGTCAAACTTGGGGTTAGCAAACTAAAGCGCATTGTCTTCAATTACTTCATCTTAATCTCTTCGTCAGTCCTCTTTTAACTGCAAAAATATTCTGTTCACTCTTTATATTTATACGTGGAGTTTAAACATTGCAGGCCACCGCTGGATTGAGGCTGTTGGAAGGAGATTCAGCGGAGAGGATTTTGGAAGCAGtaaatttttattgtcatttttatAGTCGttctagtatatttttattgttatttttatcttaatatggTCGTTTGAACTCTTATGTGTCCAAGGTGAGAGATCTTCTGAGCCATGGCAGCCTGGAGTACGAAGCCGATGATGTCTCTATTCTGAGTGGTTCCCAAGAAGGTTACTATATGTGGGTATGTTTCGAACTTGCAATTGCTGTACctataaagaattaaaagaaaaaaaattaacttttataaatattttgtagaTTGCAATAAACTACATGGTAGGAAATCTGGGGAAGCCGTATTCAGAAACAGCAGCAGTAATTGATCAAGGCGGTGGATCTGTTCAAATGGCATATGCCATTTCCAGGGAGAACGCTGAAAAGGCACCAACAGTAGCTGATGGAGAGGATCCATACGTGGAGAAATTCCTTCTTAGAGGAGCCGAATATTACGTTTATGTTCACAGGTTCTCGTCTTCCTCCCTGATCAATTCTCTTAAACTCCTGCTAATATATATAGTTAGTGTTGGATTTTCCTGCTGCTCCACATTTTGTCATTtgtgtcaaaaatattttcttgcatttctgaaaCGTACAAGAAGAGTAGTAAGTTAATGGATCTTGTGTGTACAGTTACTTGAGCTATGGATTATTGGCGTCTCGGGCAGAAATACTGAAGGTTTCAAGAAACTCCAGCAACGAGTGCGTAGCCACCGGTTATAATGGTATGACAAATGACTCCGTCGTCTCTCcacaaatggttttttttttccttacacttctatattgtttttttctattttatttagtgttCAATTGTTTACACTTCCACCTCTCCAATTTTTCTAATCTTCTTACCtttcaggaaaaaataaaaaattaattaatgcaaaGTTAATTTCTCCCTCtctttatcttaaaatatttaaaggtgTTTACAAATATGGAGGGAAGGAATACAAAGCATCATCTTCTCCTACCGGTACAAGCTTCAAAAAATGCAGAACACTAGTTCTTAAAGCTCTCAAAGTTAATGCCCCATGTAACTATGTGAATTGCACATTCGGTGGAGTATGGAATGGCGGCGGCGGAGACGGGCAAAACAATTTTTATGCTAGTTCGTTTTTCTTCTCCATGTCTCAAGCGGTACGAATTCATCATCCTAAGAAATTACttgcagttttatttttatatattgactTCGCAAGCTAATTAGATTTGTGGGATTTACAGGCTGGGTTTGTTGATGCCAATGCGTATACAGCCACAGCTAGCGCTGCAGATTTCAAGAAGGCAGCTAAGCGTGCTTGCGAAACAAGATTTGAGGATGCAAGCTCAAGATTTCCAAATGCGCTGGAGGAAGACCTGCCATTCTTGTGTATGGATTTTACCTATGAGTATACTTTGCTTGTCGATGGATTTGGTAAGTCTTACAAGCTATTTCTCCTTTGATCAATTGCAAAAACTATTAATATACATTCGTAGTTAATTAGTTAAagtttggttattgtttttgtCGAAGATTGTCGGAATTAAaacgatatatttttttatatttttaaaatttatttaagttttcATTTCGGTAACTTCAaccaactatattttttatctcttttatatttcctttttgttcTGAATACGAAAATTATATGAttctgtaattttctttttgctgCCATTCTTATAGTGCTCATATATATAAACAGGTCTTCATCCCCAGAAAAAATTTTCAGTGGAGGAGAAAGTTAAATACAAGAATTCACTTATGGAAGCTGCGTGGCCTCTTGGTAGTGCTATAGAGGCGGTGTCACCTAGCAGTGCATCATTTCTGAAGTAGTATCATCCTAGCTCACACACCAGAGATCACCAAGTAATAACTCGGCGTGTGGTGGCGTTAGCATTGTTCAAGCAAATTAATATCAAAGACTTCTAAAATCATGAATGATCTCCAATTATTTAGAAGTCTGTACGCAGTTGTAccgaaaacaaaataataattattaactctggtttatcttgtttatctatgtgaAATCGGTTCATTAGTTTATTTTCGATCCATATTTGCAACACACCTAgccccccacacacacacatcaatGAAGTGTTTGTCTAGTGTTGGTCTAACAGTTAAAGCACTGCTATATCGCAAATGTGAAAACACAAGTTCGATCTTCAGAAAGCGCATCTACAAACCCTGAACGAgactaatcttatttttttaaagggtgTGAGGATACTCAGAtaacatcaaatatatatatatatatatatatat
Coding sequences within:
- the LOC7469860 gene encoding apyrase 2 — its product is MNNKLKLMGLIPFFLLMVFVLPTSAAYKFTNPRIVLPVRSKGLDADSRSYAVVFDAGSTGSRVHVFCFDQNFDLLPVGNDTDFEFFAQVRPGLSAYAKDPQAAANSLVPLLNEAESVVPEEFSPKTPVKLGATAGLRLLEGDSAERILEAVRDLLSHGSLEYEADDVSILSGSQEGYYMWIAINYMVGNLGKPYSETAAVIDQGGGSVQMAYAISRENAEKAPTVADGEDPYVEKFLLRGAEYYVYVHSYLSYGLLASRAEILKVSRNSSNECVATGYNGVYKYGGKEYKASSSPTGTSFKKCRTLVLKALKVNAPCNYVNCTFGGVWNGGGGDGQNNFYASSFFFSMSQAAGFVDANAYTATASAADFKKAAKRACETRFEDASSRFPNALEEDLPFLCMDFTYEYTLLVDGFGLHPQKKFSVEEKVKYKNSLMEAAWPLGSAIEAVSPSSASFLK